Genomic window (Streptomyces sp. SLBN-31):
GTCGCACCCAAGCCGCAGTCCCTCACCCCTCGCGAGGCGGCCGCGGTGCCCCTGGTGGCACTGGCCTCCTGGCAGATCCTCGTCGACCGCGCCCACGTGATGCCGGGTCAGAAGGTGCTCATTCACGCCGGTGCCGGGGGCCTCGGATCGACGGCCATCCAGCTCGCCAAGCACCTGGGCGCCACGGTGGCGACGACCACGAACACCCGCACCGAGAAGTTGGTCAGCACCCTCGGCGCCGACATCGTCGTCGACTACACCAAGGAGGACTTCTCCAAGGTGCTGTCCGGCTACGACCTGGTGCTGGACTCCCTGGGCGGGGCGAACCTCGGGAAGTCGCTGACCGTGCTGAAGCCGGGCGGTCTGGCCATCGGCGTCGCTGGCCCGCCGGACGCCGGTTTCGCGAGGCAACTCCGCGCCCCCTCGTTCCTGGGCATGGCCATGAACGCGCTTAGCCGAAAGGTGCGCAAGCAGGCCAAGGCCCTGGGCGTGCGCTATGAGTTCTTCTTCATGCAGGCCAGCGGCACCCAGCTCCGCGAACTCGGTGCCCTGTACGACAACGGACGGCTCCGCCCGGTCATCGACCGCACTTTCCCCTTCGACCAGACCCTCGAGGCGATGGCGTA
Coding sequences:
- a CDS encoding NADP-dependent oxidoreductase gives rise to the protein MKAFVVEKYGKDGLRAADVPEPTVKDGDVLVRVSAAGINPLDKMVRDGEFKRLLKYKLPFVLGHDIAGTVTQVGSAVRAVAVGDEVYARPRDLRIGGFAEFIAIDQDDVAPKPQSLTPREAAAVPLVALASWQILVDRAHVMPGQKVLIHAGAGGLGSTAIQLAKHLGATVATTTNTRTEKLVSTLGADIVVDYTKEDFSKVLSGYDLVLDSLGGANLGKSLTVLKPGGLAIGVAGPPDAGFARQLRAPSFLGMAMNALSRKVRKQAKALGVRYEFFFMQASGTQLRELGALYDNGRLRPVIDRTFPFDQTLEAMAYVEQGRTTAGKVVISMAPGND